The genomic region GGTTGAAAAAGCAATAAAAGAAGCCGCAAGCAATCCTTCTAATGCAGCAAAAACTCTTGATATGGCAAGGCGTATGACAGTAAAATTAGGGAACGGCGCAATGACAAGGATGATAGAACAGGCTCAGAATGAAATAAAAGAAAATAAAACCATAAGTCTCGGAACATCAAAAACTTTAAGAATAGGTTCAAGAACAAAGACCGTAAAATTAGATGCCGGACAAGGACTTTCCGATGAACAGATCAGAAAACTCGCCGGAATTTGATATATTTAGTTAAATCAATTCATCAAATATTTAAAGGAGCGGAGATAAATGAAAACATGTCCTTCATGCGGCAAAAAGTTTACCGATGATAAAAAGTTCTGTAATTTGGACGGAACAGAGTTAATTGTGCTTGAAATTCCTGAAGAGGCTGCAATACCCGAACAGACGGCGTCAGAAGAACATCTTGAAGACCCTTACGCTAATGACGCTGTCAACATTACCGGCGATAAGATAAGTGATGGTGTTATTAATAATAGCGGGACTGGTAATAAAATTAATAAGAATAATAATACAGATAATGATAATATAGACAATCAAGGTGCGGTAAATAAAGACCGTGACGGCGATATTTTTTCTGACATACTTTCGAAAGACACATTTTTTGCAGATAAAAATGCTGCGACGACTAATGAATTTAAGTACGCCAGAATTACGCTAAAACATGATAATAATTTAACTGAGCAATTTTTTGATTTAAATTCTGAAAGTATGATTATAGGAAGATTTGACCAATCAACGGGGAATGTGGATATAGATTTGAGCAAATTACCCGACGCAGAACATATTTCAAGAAAACACGCAAGGTTTACTTTTGAAAACGGAAAATGGTTTATAGAGGATCTAAAGTCAACGAACGGAGTTTTTGTAAAGGTCGGCAATGCTTCAGAATTTTCCTCAAGGATTACCGAACCGACTGAATTAAGAAACAGGGATCAGATTTCTATAGGGGATATAATTTTTTTGTTCACTGTATAAATAGTTAAACGAGTTAATACAATATATTATTGAAATAAAGAAATAAAAAGGCACAGCAAGCATATATAATGAATCGAAAGGTATAAATAGTCAAACGAGTTAATGCAATATATTATTCACTTGTATATGTATATGATGCATATGTACAATTTTTTAATGATTATTTTTAAATATAAATTATCAAACGAATTTATATAATATATTAAATAAATATCTCTATAATCGAGGAATAATGAGCCCTGAAGTTCTGGAAGAAAAGATATATCCAATTGAAGACGACTCTGCGCGGTTTAAGTATGGGGATACATTTTTCGTAAATAATTCAGAATTAAAATTAGGCGCTTATCTTTTTTCAGGCTGGCGTTTTGTTTATAACAGCTCCGGAGAAGGATTATTATATTATGAGGGCAATCGTGAATTGCTTGAAAATTTTCCGAAATCTTCAATGCTGCCTGAAGTTTTGTATTACTCTGAAAACGAAGTTGTTATTGCAGATATCGGCAAATTGAGGTATAAACAATATAAATTTGTTAAACCCTCCAAAAAAGAAGACATTAATAAAATAGTGGGTTATTTGTCTGATATAGCCAAACTCATTAAAAATTTTAAAGAAAACAATCTATCGGTTTTATATATAAATCCTGACTCTATTAATATTGACGCAACTAATACTGATACAACTGACACTGACGCAACTGATTTAATGTATAATCGCAGCAGCAAGATAAAATTAAAGATTTTTCCAGATGTATGCGAAATAAACAAAGAAATGTATTCATCTAAGGATATGGTTGCTCCTGAAGTTTTAAGACGCAGAAAAGCAACAGGAAAGGAAGGAGTGTATGTTTTAGGGCTTTTATGCGTCAAATTTCTATTAGGAAAAAATTTGCATCCTTATGACGATATAAGTGTTCTGAATTGCATTTCTGATGTTGACATACCTGGGTTTCCACAATTTTTGTCAAAAACATTGGCTTATAGCAACGAAAGATTTACTATTGAAGAAGCCATTGATTATTTAAAAAATATTGCGGAGGAAATGAAAATGCCTGTAAAATTTGATATCGGTATGTCTTCAACTGTAGGATTAAATATTGACAGGCTTATAGATGAAGACAGCTGCGGATTTGTTATTGAAAATACTTTAAATTCAGGCGGCAAAGTTTTATCCATAAGGGCTTGCCTTGCTGACGGAATGGGCGGAATGGCGGCGGGAGAAGTTGCAAGCAAAGCTGCGGTAAACGCTTTTTTAAAGACCGGAACAGACTTATCCGCCGGCTTTGATACTGCTGCTGACGACATTAATAGTTTAGCTTTAAATATGGCATGGCAGGCAAATAAAAATGTTTTTGATTTTCTTGAAGGCAAAGACGGCGGATGTACTTTTATCGGTGTCGTTATTAAAAATGAAAATTTTGCGTTAGTTCACGCAGGCGATTCAAGAGCATATTTATGGACAGGTTCTAAACCTAATCCTGAATTAATAAGACTCACTAATGACCACTCATACGTTGCTTTAATGGTATCGAGCGGCAATATGACGGAAGAAGAAGCGAAAAACAGTCCCGACAGAAATAAAATTGTAAAATCTTTAGGCGCCGTCAGAAATAGACAGGAAGGATATATTGACGATTTGCAAAAAACAATAGGTAAAAAAACAGAAGTCCTGAAAAATAATGATATACTTATATTGGTATGCGACGGAATATGGTCTGAGATAGGAGAAGATGGGATAATATCTATATTAAACCGTTGCAAAACAACCGTAAACAACAATTTAAACAATAAGTTAAGTAATAATTCAAACAACAATTTAAACGATAAGTTAAGTAATAATTCAAATAATAATTTAAGCAATAAGCTAAATATCAATTCAAGCAATAAGTTAAATAATAATTTTGAAAATTTAGAAAATAATTTAGAGTATAAAAAAATAAATAATATAAATAGCAACGATTATATAGATACCAACGACGATATAGATATAATAGACGCCCAATATATAGCTGATTTACTTGTGGGTTCGGCAGTGAAAAATGGTGCTTCCGATAATGCGTCTGCGCTTATTATTAAAAGAACAGCGTGAAATTTTATATGTTATATATAGGTTGTAGGTTATGGATTATGGGCTGTTGTGTGTGGTTATGATTTGTCAATTATGTCTATAATATGCTAATCATAATTTATAATTAATTTTAATAATTTTAATGACCTATGATTAATTGTCCTTATTGTCAATCGTCTATCCCTGATAATTCCGCTAAATGCCCTGTCTGCGGAGGAGAAATAGAGCAGGATAATTCTCCGTCTTGCACTCCTCTTGAAACCGGCAGCATCATTTATTCAAAATATAAAGTAGAAAAGGTTATCGGACAGGGCGGCTTTGGAATAACGTATCTTGCCTATGACGAAAAACTCGGCAGAAAAGTCGCTATAAAAGAATATTTTCCGGATGGAATAGCATCAAGAACAGGCAATAAAGTGACTATGCCGCCCACGCTGGAAAATAAGAAAAATATGGAAGGCTTTACAGAGGAAGCCAGGGCAATAGCAAAATTAAAGAATTCCGGAATAGTCGATGTTTACGACATAATAGAAGAAAACGGCACAGTCTATATAGTAATGGAGTACATCAGCGGCGTCCCTATGTCTTCACTTCTTGGAAAAATAAGTGAAAAAGACGGATTAAAATATATAAGGCAGGTTGCTGATGCCGTAAAAGCTATTCATGACAAAGGACTGCTGCATCAAGATATAAAACCGGACAATATCATAATTAAGGATTCCGGAGATATTAAAATTATAGACTTTGGTTCTTCAAGTGATTTTGCAGACGGTAAAACTAAAACTTACGAAAAAATTTTGACGCCCGGATATGCGCCTCTTGAACAGTACGGAGGAAAAGGCAGACGAGGAAAGTTTACGGATGTATATGCTATATGTGCAACTTTGTATGCTTGTATAAAGGGTGTGCCTCCGCCTGAAGCCACTGCATTAGCCGGCGGAGTGCCGATAGATTTTGCCGGAATCAGTGAAGAATTAAAAAGTATAATAGAAAAAGGTCTTTCTGTAAAAATTCCGGACAGAATACAAGATACTGATGAATTAGTTAAATTATTAGATGATTGCGAAGCAAAACGGCAGATAGATAAACAGCCGCTTAACGTTGGCGGAAGACCTGACGGAAGAGTACCCGAAAATATCTCTGTGTCTAAACATACGCCTGAAACTCC from Candidatus Acididesulfobacter guangdongensis harbors:
- a CDS encoding FHA domain-containing protein, producing the protein MKTCPSCGKKFTDDKKFCNLDGTELIVLEIPEEAAIPEQTASEEHLEDPYANDAVNITGDKISDGVINNSGTGNKINKNNNTDNDNIDNQGAVNKDRDGDIFSDILSKDTFFADKNAATTNEFKYARITLKHDNNLTEQFFDLNSESMIIGRFDQSTGNVDIDLSKLPDAEHISRKHARFTFENGKWFIEDLKSTNGVFVKVGNASEFSSRITEPTELRNRDQISIGDIIFLFTV
- a CDS encoding serine/threonine-protein phosphatase produces the protein MSPEVLEEKIYPIEDDSARFKYGDTFFVNNSELKLGAYLFSGWRFVYNSSGEGLLYYEGNRELLENFPKSSMLPEVLYYSENEVVIADIGKLRYKQYKFVKPSKKEDINKIVGYLSDIAKLIKNFKENNLSVLYINPDSINIDATNTDTTDTDATDLMYNRSSKIKLKIFPDVCEINKEMYSSKDMVAPEVLRRRKATGKEGVYVLGLLCVKFLLGKNLHPYDDISVLNCISDVDIPGFPQFLSKTLAYSNERFTIEEAIDYLKNIAEEMKMPVKFDIGMSSTVGLNIDRLIDEDSCGFVIENTLNSGGKVLSIRACLADGMGGMAAGEVASKAAVNAFLKTGTDLSAGFDTAADDINSLALNMAWQANKNVFDFLEGKDGGCTFIGVVIKNENFALVHAGDSRAYLWTGSKPNPELIRLTNDHSYVALMVSSGNMTEEEAKNSPDRNKIVKSLGAVRNRQEGYIDDLQKTIGKKTEVLKNNDILILVCDGIWSEIGEDGIISILNRCKTTVNNNLNNKLSNNSNNNLNDKLSNNSNNNLSNKLNINSSNKLNNNFENLENNLEYKKINNINSNDYIDTNDDIDIIDAQYIADLLVGSAVKNGASDNASALIIKRTA